A segment of the Aridibaculum aurantiacum genome:
ATAATTCAATCGATGCTGGATTTTATACTACATCTACTTCTAATGGTGTTTGTCCTCCAAATTCAGTAGTTGGAGAAGGATTTGAAAACGGATCATTTTCTGGTGGTGCATCAGATCTTCATCATGGGCTTCCAAGGAATGGCTCTTACCAGGTGGTACAAAACGTCAACCAACTTGGTGGCGGTGGTTACCTAAATATTACACCAAGAAACGGTAATTTTTTCCTTGCTGCACATACCAGCAATGATGTGAATGACAAGGTGTGGTATCAAACAGTGAATGTTGCACCGAATACAGAATATACCTTCTGCTTTGCAGCTACTTTGCTTAAAAACTTGGGAGGTGGAGCAAACTACCAACTGGGTCTTTATGTAAATGGTCAATCAATAGGACAGGGCAGGGTAACGTTCGACTGGACACAGATATGCGGTACTTATAAAACTGGTCCTGGTCAAACATCACTTGAACTTTCTATTCGCGATCCAAAGAAGGGTTTGTTCTTTGTGGCGATTGATGATATATGCTTCTCGCCATCTACACCTGCAGGTAATCTAACATTAGGTAATCTGGTATGGAACGACCGTGATGGCGATGGTAAAAGAGATTCTAATGAGCCAGGAATAGCCGGAGCTACTATTAGCCTTTATACTGATAACGATGGTGACGACTTACCTGACGGGGCAGCTATCAGAACTACCACAACAGATGAAAATGGTAATTATGTATTTACAGGTTTACACCCAGGTAGGTATATAGCTTCAATGCCTATCCTTCCTGGGTATTCCCGGAGTCCCAACAATACCACTGGTGGTACTGTAGATACTCCAAAACCTGGCTGCTGCAGTTTAGATCCTGATGCTGATGAGGACAATGATAATAACCTGGTAAGGCTGGTTGGATCAAACGGGCCGGGAGGTGTTTTATACACCAAAGCAATTACCCTAAGTCAAGGTGGCGAACCAACCAATGATGGTGATGATGCCAATGGTAATCTTACACTGGATTTGGCACAGTGTGGTAATGCATATTTAGGAGATTTTGTTTGGAATGATCAAAATGGAAATGGTATACAGGATCCAGGAGAGCCAGGAATAAATGGGGTGAAGGTAATTTTAACCTTTCAGGATGGGACCATTGATGAAAGATACACCCACAGGTACCATCAGACTAACAATCAAAACGCTCCCCAATATAATGGATACTATGATTTCCCTAGCCTTGGACCAGGTACCTATACAATAACATTTGAAACACCTGCCGGCTACACGCCTAGCCCTGCTAATCAAGGGGGTAATGATGCAAAAGACAGTGATCCAATTAATGGGTCTGTACAGGTGACTGTTGTTGCTGACCAGAGTGATTTCACCATAGATGCTGGATTTATATCTACCACCCAACCAGCGCAAACATTCACATTAGGAAATCTTGTGTGGAACGATTACGATGGTGATGGTCAAAAAGACGACAATGAATATGGTATTCCAAATTATCCTGTTCGTTTGTACAGGGACACGAATGGAGATAACCTGCCAGATGGAGAACCAGTTGCTGAAACCATTACAGATGCACAAGGTTTCTACCAGTTCAATTATCTGAGTGCTGGTGATTACATAGTTAATATTCCAATATTAAAAGGGTATATAAAAAGTGGAACTCGTTCAACCAGCTTTGATCCTAATAATAATTTAGACAATGATAATAATGCAGTAAATGTCATTGGTGATAATGCTGAAGGAGGTGAGTTATTTAGTAATGCTATCACATTGGAACCAGGTCAGGAACCAGAAGGGGGTGGTTATGTGAATAATACTCTAGATATGGCTGTGTGTGGGTTGTACTGGATAGGCAACTTTGTATGGAATGACTTAAATGGCAATGGTATACAAGAACCAGGTGAAAAGGGGATCAATGGTGTAACAGTTGAAATACGCTTCTCAGATGGAACAACGGGTAAGACGACAACTCATACATACCATGATCCGCGTAATCCTTCTGTGGATAATGACGGTTATTATGATTTTAAAAATCTTGGCCCAGGAACGTTCGTAATTATATTCCCAACTTCTGTAAACGGGATGAATCTTACTACGCCAAATTCTGGCAGTGATGATAAAGTAGACAGTGATCCTTCACAAGCAACTGGTGAAGTAACAGTTGTACTTGTAGATAAGAGTGATCATGATGTGGATGCCGGTTATTCAAATGGCACACCACCGCCACCTCCATCCAACCCATGTCCTGAAACAACAAATGCCGAAGGTAATTATGGTGGCTTTGAACTTGGCTACAATAGTTTCGGAGCGGGTAAAGCGCAGACACAATATTCTAGAGGTATGCCAAGAAATGGTGCTTACGAGATTGTGAAGAAAGCAAGTGATGCCGGCGGAGGCGGTTACCGGAGCCTGGGCCCACAGTCAGGATCGTATTTCATGCTAAGCCATACCAGGACTTCAAGCAATAATAAGATCTGGTATAAAGATGTATATGTGGTAGAAGGTCAAAAGTATTCTTTCTGTGCATGGATTGCTAATGCTAAAGCAGAACCTACACAAGGGTTCAGAATAGACCTGATTGTTGACGGTACATCAATAGAAAACGGCGTGGCAGTATACAATTGGTCACAGGTATGTGGTACCTATACTGCTACAAAAACCGGTAATGTAACCTTCGAAATCAGAGACCTAGATGCACACACTGGACCAAGCCACTTCCTGGGATTAGATGGTATTTGCATAGGCCCGGATAATACGGTTAGTCGTACAGCCAATCCTACTACACCTGCCAATACTGGTTTTGGTGAAGAACTTACTGAGAACTGTAATTTAAAAGTTACACTAGCACCAACCGATCCACTATGTAAGGGTCATGTAACTGGTAAAATCAAAACAACCGTTACTGGCAACACTGGTGCTCTTACCTATACCTGGAGCAATGGCTCTACAGGTGCTAACCTGGTGAATGTGGGAGCAGGTAGCTATTATGTGAAGGTTAAGGATAAGGAAACCGGCTGCGAGGTTACTTCTGATGCAGTGGAACTTACTGATGCAAGTAAAATGGTGGTAACACTTTCCAGCCCTGAAGTAAATGGATACAATGTTCTTTGCACCAATGGTAACAACGGTAGTATAGAGCTTAAAGTAACTGGTGGAAAAGGCGCTTATAGCTACACCTGGAACAACGGTGCTACTACAGCCAATTTAACCAACGTGGTGGCTGGTAAATACACAGTGGTTGTAAAAGATGAATCACAGTGTCCTGCACAAGCTTCCATTGTACTAAAAGAGCCTAAGAATGGCTTATTGGTAGAGCCAACTGTAAAAGCAGTTGATTGTAACAATCCATCAGGTTCAGTTGCTTTGCGTGTAACTGGCGGTGCAGCTCCTTATACTTATACCTGGAGCAACGGTGCTACTTCTCAGAATCTTGATAAAGTAGCAGCGGGCAATTATACTGTAACTGTGAAAGATGCAGTAGGATGTGAAGTATCTAAAACCATCCAGGTGAAAAATAACCAACTGCAACTGCAGGTGAATGCTGACAGGAACACGCTGGTAGCAGGTTCTGGTATCACTTCTAATATTCTGAAAGCAGAAGCTAACGGTGGAACAGGAGATTATACCTACACCTGGAGCACCAGCGAAACGTTGAAAACTGTTGGTAAAAACAAAGCAACTGTTAATCCTACAGCTACTACAGATTATACTGTAACAGTTAAAGACGGCGCAGGATGTACAGCAACAGCTAACGTAGCAGTAAAAGTGGTGAATGAGGTGTTGGCAGCTAAGCCGGTTGTTACACCAACCATTACTGTAGAAGGTATCAAGGTTTCTCCTAATCCTACCAAAGGCATCTTCAATCTTGTGTTGAATGGCCTGGCTACCGGTAAAGCAGAAATAAGAATACTGGATGCAAATGGTAAAGAAGTAGCAAACCAGCAGGTAAACATTACCGGCGACATGCAAACTGTTCCATTCAATCTGGTAGGATTACCAAGAGGAATCTATTTCGTAGATGTTGTTTCTTCTACCGGAAAGTTCAAAGAGAAGGTAATCATTAAATAACACTTTACTTAAGTGTATAAACTGACAGCTCCCCATTGTTGGGGAGCTGTTTTTTATTTAGGAGAAGTAAGTTGGCCAATTGGTAGAACGAACTCCAGTATTAGTTCTAAAATATCATCTGGTTTCTTTCCTGGTGGAATAAAGTTTTCCCTTACGCCATCAACTATTGTTTTTCATACAACCCACAATAATAGCTGTGGCTACAGCAGCATTCAATGATTCGGCGCCACCTATTCTTGGTATAGTTACAGGGTGTGTAATGAATGACTTCAACTCTTCGCTGATGCCTTTGCCTTCATTTCCTATTACCAGGATTCCTTCTTCTACTTTTCTGGAGCTATAAATATTTTCTCCTTCAAGTAGTGCTCCATACACAGGGACAGTAGCTTCCGAAAGCCACTGGCTCGTGTTTCCGTACCAAACATTTACCCTGCAAAGGCTACCCATGGTTGCCTGTACTACTTTTGGATTATACAGTTCTACACAATCTATGGTGCAGACAATTTGGTTAATACCAAACCAATCAGCGATCCTGATGATAGTGCCCATATTTCCCGGATCCTGGATGGCATCTAGCACGATGGACATCTTCCCATCAGCATTCGGAGATTGATCCGCTGCTTTCTGTTTTACCAGCAACAATACCTGGTTTGCCTTGCTCAGGTTAGATAGCTTCTGCAATTCATCTTCAGATACCTCGGTTACAGGAAAAGAAAATGATTCATGCTTTTGCAGGTACTTATTGGTAGCGAAGATCTTTAACACCTCAAAGTCACTGTTCAGTATCTCCTCGGCTAGCTTCGGGCCTTCTGCTATAAAGGCTTGCGCCTCGTCACGCTGTTTTTTGTGGCCTAAAGATTGAATATATTTGAGCTCATTTTTACTCAGCATTGTAGATCATGTTTCAGACGTACCGGAAGGCAAACCTTTATATTTTCTTTTTATCTGTGGTATTAGCCTTTGCCTCCTGTACAGTTGTAAAAAATTATCCGCCTAATACTCCTTTTGTTTTCGACAACGAAATTAAGCTTGAAGGTGATGTATCCAAAGATGAAATGAGAAGGATACAGGCTGAGTTGTATAACTATTGGGATGATAGCCTGAAGCCACGCCGCGTTGGGCAGTTCGGAGTTCGTACCATTGTTCGCAACCCACCGCGGTTTGATACTTCCTATATCAACCCGAGCATCACCTTTATGCGTTCTTACCTGCAGTCGCAGGGATTTTATAATTCGATAGTAGAACCTATACTGCCACACGAAATAGATACTGTAGGCGACCAATTGCGTGCAACAGTGCGTATGGCTGTTAACCTCGAAAAAAACCTTCGTATTTCGTCCTTTACTTTCGATAGTATTCAGCATGATGACCTGCGGGTGCTGGCGAAACAAGATTCTTCTAAAACCCTGCTGAGAGAGAGAAAGCCGTTCAATAAACAACTGATATCCGGCGAACTGGACAGGCTTGTGAACTTGTACAGGAACAATGGTTACCTGCGTATGAACAGGGAAAATCTATATGCTGAAGTGGATACAACTGAGGTTGGTTTACTCGACATCACCCTGGATCCATTTGAACAAGCAAGAAGAATAGCCGAGGCAACACAGAGACGTTTGGCCGATCCTACCATTGATGTAGCTATACGATCTCGTCCTTCCAACGATACCAATGCTTTTACGCAGTTCTATGTTGGTCGCATCTACCTGTATCCTGAAACAGAAAAAACTGAGATCGTAGATTCTCTTATTGGAAAAACCTTTCCCCAGGAAATAAATGCAAGACAGTATACCCTAAAGCAACATGTAGGGCTGGTAAAGCTAAGGCCATTGCGTGAGCATACCTACCTGCGCGAAGGAACGCTGTATGACCAGAGCATGTACTTTAAAACCATCAATGCATATTCGAGCCTGGGGCCATGGAACCAGGTAGATGTGCGGCCGGTGATACGTGTGGATACAGTGCCAATAGTGGATTTTCATTTTTTTCTGACACCTGCGCCTAAATACTCTTTTGGTACCGACCTGGAAGTAAGTCGGAACACCAATAGTATTATTACAGGGAACTTGCTGGGTGTTGCCAATGTCATCACCTTCAGGCGAAGGAATGTAGCAAAGCAGGCAATACAAGCCAGCACCACGCTTCGAAATGGTATAGAACTTGGCTTGAATGACTCTGTTTCGGTTTTACAAACTTTCCAGTCAAGCATTACACAAACCTTCAGTTTTCCACGCTTCATTACTCCATTTAGAATTCGCGGTGAAAAGTCACTAGATGACTATAGAACGCTATTAAGTTTAAATGCCTCTTATACCGACAGGCGTAATTTCTTCAAACTAAGTTCTGCTGTACTTTCTTTTGGTTATGAATGGAAAAGAAAAAATCATGCATGGATCTACCGGCCATTAAATGTGGAATTGTATAGCCTGGATACATTGGCTGGATTGCGTTCGGCATTTGTCAACAACCCGTTTTTGCGTAATGCATTCAACACCGGTTATGTTATCAGCCAAACGTTATCGTACAGCTATACCTACCCGGGAAACAGGGCGGGTGTTACCAACTTCCTTCGTATTTCAGGCGAGGAGGCCGGTGCTATTTCTGGCAGGTTTCCGGGTTTGCGCGACAAGATCTATCAATACATTAAAGGCGAGGCGGAATTCAGGAAGTTGATCAGCTACCGCAGAACTGGCCTTGCATTCAGGTTTTTTGGTGGTGTTGGCTACAACTATAGCAACGACCCGGTGCTGGGACGATCGCTGCCGTTTTTTAAACAATATATAGCTGGCGGGCCAAACAGCATGCGGGCATGGAATATCAGGCAACTGGGACTGGGCTCTTCTTTGTTGAGTGATACTTCTTCTGTTTTCAGGGACAGGTTTGGAGATGTGCAGCTGGAGACGAATATAGAATATCGTTACCCATTTTTTACCATCGGATCTATAAATGTCAACAGTGCTGTTTTTGCAGATATAGGTAATCTTTGGAACCTGAAGAACCCTCGGAACAATCCAGACTCAGCCAGCGTTTTACGCTTCGATCGCTTTTTCAGAGACCTTGCTATTGGTGTAGGAACAGGATTACGATTCGATATCAGCTCAATAATGATCAGGCTTGATTTTGCTTATAAAGTGAAAGATCCGGCACGCGAAAAAAACAATGGATGGATGAGCATCAAAGATTTCTCCTGGACGAATGATGAATACAACATTGTAGATGCGAATGGCAGAAGGATCAGGCGAAACAATTATGCTTTCCAGTTAGGTATTGGCCTTCCATTCTAAGGAATTACTATTCAGCTTTCAGCTCCTCTACCAGCTTTTCCATTTGAGGTGCATCGTTTACATGGAATTCTCCAATGCGTGTGCGGCGTAGGCTGCTTAAGTAAGCACCACATCCCAATTGTTTACCAAAATCATGTGCTAAACTGCGGATATAAGTGCCGGTACTGCAAACCACTTTAAAGTGCACGATGGGAAGCTCGATCATGTCGATACTGAAATGATGTATGGTGATTGTACGTGGATCCAATTCTACTTCAATACCTTTTCGCGCCAGCAGGTATACAGGCTTTCCTTCTTTTTTTATTGCAGAATGAATGGGCGGTACCTGCTGTATCTGCCCCATAAAATTTTCTGTGGCAGTATGAATAACATCATTGGTGATGCCATCAAGGCTACGATGTTCTATAGGGTCACTTTCCAGGTCGTAAGTAGGAGTGGAGGCGCCAAGGGTAAAGGTGCCGGTATATTCCTTTTCCATACCCATGTACTCGTTTATCTTCTTGGTGTATTTGCCGGTGCAAACAATTAGCAGGCCGGTAGCAAGTGGATCAAGTGTACCTGCATGCCCTACTTTTTTAATCCTGATGGTATTCCTGATCTTCCGCACCACATCAAATGATGTCCATTCCAGGGGTTTATCTACCAGCATTACCTGCCCTAGCTCATACTTGTTCAGCACCTTTTCCATCGGGCAAAAGTAGGGGATTGGCTTTTGATTGTCGATTAGCAGTGGTGACTGCAGGTAGACATTTGCATTACAGGAGTGTATTGCTGATGGCGTACTACTGGAAAGCAGGATGAAACTGCTGGAGGGTACTTCGTAGAAAATCCCTGTCGAGGTGCGTGTAGATTTCAGTGGTGGTAATGCTTTCGTGGCCCAGCATTTCCTGCACCGCACGCAGGTCGGCGCCACCTTCTACTAAATGTGTAGCAAAGGAATGGCGAAACGTGTGGGGCGAAATGGTCTTGTTGATCTTGGCCTTTTGCGCCAGCTCTTTAATGATGTAAAAGATCATGACACGAGAGATCTTTCCACCGCGTTTGTTCAGGAAGAGAACATCATCGCAACCCTTAGCTCTGGGTTGATGCACCCGCACCGTATCCTTGTAAAGCTTTATACACTTAATGGCTTCACTGCCTATAGGAACCAAACGTTCTTTATTGCCTTTGCCAATTACTCTTATAAAACCAACATCAAGATACAGGCAGCTCAACTGCAGGTTTACCAACTCAGTTACCCGCAGGCCACAGCTATACAAAGTTTCTAAAATGGCTTTATTGCGTGTGCCTTCAGGTTTACTAAGATCCAACTGGCCTATGATGCTTTCTATCTCTTCGAAAGAAAGTGTGTCAGGAAGCTTGCGCTGCAGCTTTGGTCCTTCCAACAGTGTTGTTGGGTCATTGGTGACGATATTTTCTGTTAGGCAATATTTAAAAAACCCTTTGATGCCAGAGATGATACGTGCCTGCGATGCTGGTGTCATACCAAGTTCGGCTACCCATTTTACAAATTGTTGTAGCGTCTTAAGATCAATATCCGCAGGAGAAGCTTTGTCACCTGTAAGTAGCAAGAAAGAAGTTAACTTATCCACATCGCGCAGGTATGCCTCAACTGAATGATCGCTCAGCGATTTTTCCAGTTGCAGGTAGGCTTTATATCCATTTTTGTATGACGTCCACATGGGCTTCTGCTCCTTCTAAATTTTCTTTGGCTGCTACGTGCAACATAGCACGTATTTGCTACATTCGGCTATACAATCTTCTACATGCTGCCTGTCAACCTCCGTTCCTTTCGCACCAAAGTTCGCCACCACAAACAAGCTATGATCAACTTCCTGCAGAAGCTGGAACAGCAGCCGCCAAAAAACCTTGATAAACTAGCTGAGGAAATAGCTCCTGCTGTATGGAAAGCTACCGACTGCCTTACCTGTGCTAACTGCTGCAAAAGGATGAGCCCGACATTCACAGCGAAGGATATAAAAAGGATAGCGGCTTATGTAGGTATGACGCCAAAGGAATTTAAAGCTAAATGGCTGTGGGTGCCACCGGATGATAAGGATTGGTTGAACCGCAATCAGCCTTGCCAGTTCCTGGATGTGCGTACGAATTTGTGCAGCATCTATGAAGTGCGTCCTGCTGATTGTGCAGGTTTTCCGCACCTCACCAAAAAGAAAATGGTGGAATACATCCATGTTCACCAGCAAAATATTACCTATTGCCCTGCCACTTATATGATGGTAGAAAAGCTGATGGTAAGGGTGGCGCTGTAATTACAGGTAAACATCCTGGTTGAACCAATAATCAATTTGTTCACCCTTTACAAGGATGGCCAGCACATCAAATTGTATCCATTTCCACCCGGGGTTTAAAAATTGGTATTGTTCGGCTGCGTCTTTCAGGTTTTTAAATTTTTGCCTGGTGATGCTATCCTCAGGATTGCCATAACGGGTGCTGCGGCGGGTTTTTACTTCAATGAAATGAAGTGTATCTCCTTTCTCCGCTATCAGGTCAACCTCCCAGTGACGGAAACGCCAGTTTGTTTCGCGGATCAGGAAACCTTTTGCAGTCAGCCATTCTGCAGCCAGTTTTTCACCTTCTATACCAGTATCGTTATGATCGGCCATGTTGTTCAACTTTTACATGCAGCTACGGCGGCTTTTTATGGCTGCCTCTTTGTATGTTTGAATATTAAAAAACAAACTGCTTTTGAAAGACCAAATTTTTAAGATCAATGGTGCTGTTCAGCACTATGCGTGGGGAGGATTTGACTTTATTCCGTCGTTGCTACGCATGGCAAGGAAAGAACAAAAACCATATGCAGAATACTGGCTGGGCGCTCATCCTTCTGCGCCTTCAGATGTAGAATTGCCAGATGGAACCAGCATTTTCTTGAATGCTGCTATCAAACAACTTCCTTTCAAATATATAGGTGAGAAAGTGTACGAACGCTTTGGTGAACTGCCTTACCTGCTAAAGGTGCTGGATGTGCGCGAAATGCTTTCCATACAGGTGCATCCTACAAGAGAGGAAGCAATTAAAGGTTTTGAAAAAGAAGAAGCTGCAGGAATACCTATTGATGCGCCACATCGTAATTATAAGGATAGAAATCACAAGCCGGAGGTGATGATTGCGCTAAGTGATTTTTGGTTGTTACACGGCTTCAAACCTGCTGATGAACTGGTGGCTACCTTACAACAAGTGCCTTCATTCAAAGAGCTTGTGGCAGTGTTTGAGAAGGAAGGCTATTTCGGACTGTACAAGCATGTAATGGAAATGCCGCAAGATGCCGCAGATGCTATGCTTGGTCCTGTAGTAAAAGAAGCCTTAGCCGGCACACCGCCTAAAAATGATCCTGCTTATTGGGTAGCTAAATTGTACAATGGAAATGCACCAGTTGACGGTTTCGACAGAGGCATATTTTCCATCTACTTTTTCAATATTGTACAGCTGCATAAAGGGCAGGCAATTTTTCAGCAGGCAGGTGTGCCACATGCCTACCTGGAGGGGCAGAACGTGGAGCTGATGGCCAATAGCGACAACGTGCTACGCGGAGGACTGACACCTAAACATGTGGATGTGCCCGAGTTGCTAAAGCAAACCACTTTTGAACCCATACATCCTTATGTGCAGGGAGGCGTAGTAAAAGAAGGTGGAGAAAGAATATTTGATTGTCCGGTGGAAGATTTTGGCATCAGCATGTTTTCTTTAGAAAATGGTAAAGCATATACTGCTACTGCATTTTCAGCTGAGATATTTTTGATAACTCAAGGAAGTGTGAGCGTAGGTGAGCAGCAATTTTCTGCAGGAGAGGCCTTTCTTGTTGCAGCTGAAACGGAGTATACCATAGTAGCAAACGAGGACACAGAAGCTTATAAGGCGTTTGTGCCAAAACTGGCTTAGCAGGTTAAGTAAAAGGTGCAGAAGCATTATCTATAATAATTTTTCAGCTATTTTTGCCGCTCAACTAAATAAATGATGAACAATCAGAGCAAGACTTCCATACTTTCTATAGCGGTTCTAATACTATTTGCAGCCGCTACCAGGTTGTTTCCACACTATCCAAACTTTACAGCTATTGGTGCTATGGCTATCTTTGGAGGAGCTGTTATAAAAGATAAAAAACTAGCTTTTTTACTTCCTCTTGGTGCATTGTTCTTGTCTGATGTTTGCCTGCAGTTGTTTGGTATTACACAAGGCTTCTATAGCGGGCAGTTGTTTGTGTATGCTGCATTTGTACTTATCACTGCGCTTGCTACTTTCATCCGCAAGCCTGGTTTTGCAAACATCACTTTAGCTGCAGTTTGGTCAGGACTTATATTCTTCATTATCTCCAACGTGGGTGTGTGGATCATGAGCGATGGTATCATTTATCCTAAAACAATGTCTGGTTTAGCTGCTTGTTTTGCTGCTGCACTACCTTTTTACAAGAACGAATTCTTTGGAAACTTTTTGCTGAATGGCATCTATGGCAATATGTTCTTTAGTGCATTATTATTTGGCGCCTACTTCCTGGTTCAGAGATCAAGGAAATCGGCAACTGCCGTAGCTTAAGCTATTTCTATATAAAATTTTAGAACCTGTGTGAAAGCACAGGTTTTTTATTGGAGAGAAGCGAACCAGTAATCATTGTGCTGCTGCGTACCTGTTACTATTACTTGTATGGGAGATTTGAATAAACTACAATTGGTGACCAGCGTGTGAAACTCGCCATTTTCACCGCATGGATCTATTCCTTTTTCTTCCAGTTCCTGCACCAGTTGAGGTGTAAGGATTTTACCTAAATATGCTTCGCCCATAGTCTTGTTACAGCTAACGATCATGGTTTCTAAGCCGCCTTCTAGCATCTGCAAAACCAACGCCTTTCGCTCCATTTTCCAAAGTGGTAACCGTGCAGATAATCCAGCTTGCTGGCATACCATTTCCTCCCAATCGCGGTGCGCTTGCAGGTCAATATCTCCAAATACAGCATGATCCAATTTGTACTCGTTCTTCAGGTAAGTAAGTGCATTGATGAAGTTGGGCTGGTAGTCGCTCCAGCTACTGCTTACCAGGTGAAGCGGCAGGCCAATGGCTTCAGCCTGTTTTTTTAGAATGGCTATAGGTATGCCATGGCTGCGGGAAATTTGCCCTTCCTCGTTCAGCACATTTACAAGCACCGCGGGCTGCAGTCCTTGTTCAATAGCAAGAATGGTGGCAAAGCAACTGTCTTTACCACCACTCCAACTAACTACAAAGCGATTGTGCATGTAAATGATCCTAGCTTCTTTGAGATTTTAATTCCTGTTCGTAGCCTGTATCTATAAGATGGTTACCTCCATCCGCGGCTTGTGTAGCCAACTCATCACAGCGGTTGTTATATGGATTATTTGCGTGACCCTTTACCCACTTGAATTGGATATTGTAATCTTTAGACAGTTTGTAGAACCGTGTCCAAAGGTCTTTGTTCTTCTTGCCACCTTTGAAATCTGTACGAATCCAGTTGTTCAGCCAGCCTTCTGATACTGCCTTTACCACGTACTGGCTGTCGGTGAAAATCGTTAGCGGGATGTTCTTTTTATTCAGTGATTCAAGTGCTACGATCACCGCCATTAGCTCCATGCGATTGTTGGTGGTAAGGCGGTAACCTGCAGATAATTCTTTTCTCTTATCTCCCCACATTAAGATGGCGCCATAGCCACCAGGCCCGGGGTTGCCGCGGCTCGATCCATCTGTATATATGATCAGTTGATGTCCGTTACTCATGTTATAAATAATATTCTCCCTTCATGTACAAAACGGTGTGTCCACCAATGATCACCCTGTCGCCCCTGTCTTCACAAAACAGCTGACCTTCCCTTGCGGAAAGTTGCCTTGCCATCATCTTGTCTTTACCAAACTCCTGCGCCCAATAAGGGATGAGGGAGCAATGAGCAGAGCCTGTAACAGGATCTTCACCAATAACAGAATTTGGAACAAAGAACCGCGAAACAAAATCAGCTTCGCGTCCCGGTGCTGTTACAATAATGCCTACCACATCCAACTTATTCAGGTGCGAAAAATTTGGAACCAGGTTACGCACATATTTTTCATCATCGTACACCAAAAAGTAATCGCGTGACTTCAGCACTTTCGTTGGGGCAATATCAAAACCATCTAACAACGCTGAAGGTGCTTCTGCAGGTTTAGGCATTCTTGATGGAAAGTTTAATTGTATAACATCGTCCATTTTATGGACTTCTAAAATGCCGCTCTGGCTGCTGAAGCGAATAACATCTGATGTATGTGGTGTATGATGAAAAATGACATGTGCAGTGGCTAGCGTAGCATGTCCACAGAGGTCTATTTCCATCTCAGGCGTAAACCACCTGATATGATATTCGTGACCAGTCTTTAAAAAAAATGCTGTTTCACTCAGGTTGTTCTCAGCAGCAAGACGCTGCATTACATGGTCAGGTAGCCAGTTCTCCAGTGGGCAAACCGCAGCAGGGTTGCCACCAAAGATGGATGATGTAAAAGCATCTACCTGGTAAATCTCGTTTGGCATATTTATTAATTCTAAAGTCAAAAATCAAAAGTCAAAATTAAATGTGATCCA
Coding sequences within it:
- a CDS encoding SdrD B-like domain-containing protein; this encodes MSNSTCKNLLRLSSVASWRKTGGWGLLLFALFQLMSLGVQAQTYNCPTSGTTTGGHKVVFNGVTYAGSGSNTTSQFSYTITSGYSPSISHFKFGTEGCTNCFDDASDFAGTTGGTPSYGTDPHTKLCGIKFDNGINGGSSKTVTFKLKGYYSVGTIKFAVKAGQNVEYVDICGPICSTPPPVNNSSIGDFVWNDLNKNGKQDAGEPGIANATVTLTLPGGLTRNTTTNNDGFYQFTGLSSGTYRVTFSTPAGFTPSPSNVGDDTKDSDPVNGSVSVTLNSNNQVNNTIDAGFYQSTPTGTGKIGDFVWNDLDKDGIQDNGEPGISGVTVTLTGNGLTLTTTTDGNGKYQFNNLPAGQYTITFTTPSGLTPSPAKQGGNDAKDSDPSGGSVIINLAAGQTNNNIDAGFYDASTPGSGKIGNFVWNDLNKNGIQDAGEQGISNVTVTLTSASGAPTTTTTNANGYYQFVGLNSGNYTITFTTPNGFTPTVSNAGSNDEVDSDPTNGSVTVNLANGQIDNSIDAGFYTTSTSNGVCPPNSVVGEGFENGSFSGGASDLHHGLPRNGSYQVVQNVNQLGGGGYLNITPRNGNFFLAAHTSNDVNDKVWYQTVNVAPNTEYTFCFAATLLKNLGGGANYQLGLYVNGQSIGQGRVTFDWTQICGTYKTGPGQTSLELSIRDPKKGLFFVAIDDICFSPSTPAGNLTLGNLVWNDRDGDGKRDSNEPGIAGATISLYTDNDGDDLPDGAAIRTTTTDENGNYVFTGLHPGRYIASMPILPGYSRSPNNTTGGTVDTPKPGCCSLDPDADEDNDNNLVRLVGSNGPGGVLYTKAITLSQGGEPTNDGDDANGNLTLDLAQCGNAYLGDFVWNDQNGNGIQDPGEPGINGVKVILTFQDGTIDERYTHRYHQTNNQNAPQYNGYYDFPSLGPGTYTITFETPAGYTPSPANQGGNDAKDSDPINGSVQVTVVADQSDFTIDAGFISTTQPAQTFTLGNLVWNDYDGDGQKDDNEYGIPNYPVRLYRDTNGDNLPDGEPVAETITDAQGFYQFNYLSAGDYIVNIPILKGYIKSGTRSTSFDPNNNLDNDNNAVNVIGDNAEGGELFSNAITLEPGQEPEGGGYVNNTLDMAVCGLYWIGNFVWNDLNGNGIQEPGEKGINGVTVEIRFSDGTTGKTTTHTYHDPRNPSVDNDGYYDFKNLGPGTFVIIFPTSVNGMNLTTPNSGSDDKVDSDPSQATGEVTVVLVDKSDHDVDAGYSNGTPPPPPSNPCPETTNAEGNYGGFELGYNSFGAGKAQTQYSRGMPRNGAYEIVKKASDAGGGGYRSLGPQSGSYFMLSHTRTSSNNKIWYKDVYVVEGQKYSFCAWIANAKAEPTQGFRIDLIVDGTSIENGVAVYNWSQVCGTYTATKTGNVTFEIRDLDAHTGPSHFLGLDGICIGPDNTVSRTANPTTPANTGFGEELTENCNLKVTLAPTDPLCKGHVTGKIKTTVTGNTGALTYTWSNGSTGANLVNVGAGSYYVKVKDKETGCEVTSDAVELTDASKMVVTLSSPEVNGYNVLCTNGNNGSIELKVTGGKGAYSYTWNNGATTANLTNVVAGKYTVVVKDESQCPAQASIVLKEPKNGLLVEPTVKAVDCNNPSGSVALRVTGGAAPYTYTWSNGATSQNLDKVAAGNYTVTVKDAVGCEVSKTIQVKNNQLQLQVNADRNTLVAGSGITSNILKAEANGGTGDYTYTWSTSETLKTVGKNKATVNPTATTDYTVTVKDGAGCTATANVAVKVVNEVLAAKPVVTPTITVEGIKVSPNPTKGIFNLVLNGLATGKAEIRILDANGKEVANQQVNITGDMQTVPFNLVGLPRGIYFVDVVSSTGKFKEKVIIK
- a CDS encoding TrmH family RNA methyltransferase — protein: MLSKNELKYIQSLGHKKQRDEAQAFIAEGPKLAEEILNSDFEVLKIFATNKYLQKHESFSFPVTEVSEDELQKLSNLSKANQVLLLVKQKAADQSPNADGKMSIVLDAIQDPGNMGTIIRIADWFGINQIVCTIDCVELYNPKVVQATMGSLCRVNVWYGNTSQWLSEATVPVYGALLEGENIYSSRKVEEGILVIGNEGKGISEELKSFITHPVTIPRIGGAESLNAAVATAIIVGCMKNNS